A single genomic interval of Acidovorax sp. 1608163 harbors:
- a CDS encoding amidohydrolase, whose product MSDSYPDAVFFNGQITTLDRSKPTASAVAVKAGRFVAVGDDQEILALAGDRTRRIDLQRKSALPGLFDNHTHVVRGGLNYNMELRWDGVRSLADALDMLKRQVAATPAPQWVRVVGGFTEHQFVEKRLPTLQEINAIAPETPVFLLHLYDRALLNAAALRAVGYTKDTQAPPGGEIVRDASGNPTGLLLAKPNATILYATLAKGPKLPLDYQVNSTRHFMRELNRLGVTGVIDAGGGFQNYPDDYEVIQKLADANQITVRLAYNLFTQKPKQEKEDFLKWTSSVKYKQGDDYFRHNGAGEMLVYSAADFEDFRVERPDMPPQMEGELEEVVRVLVQNKWPWRLHATYDETISRALDVFEKVHRDTPLTGINWFFDHAETISDKSIDRIAALGGGIAVQHRMAYQGEYFIERYGARAAEATPPVKRILEKGVKVSAGTDATRVASYNPWVSLSWMITGKTLGGTQLYPQRNLLDRETALRMWTENVAWFSNEEGKRGRIAVDQLADFIVPSKDFFKVPEDEISFLTSHLTVVGGRVVYGEGEFARHDDNPLPPAMPDWSPTRLFGGYAGWGDPEGAGKNSLNPVRYRNMAAACGCSTSCGMHGHNHADAWASNVPSSDPKSFFGALGCSCWMA is encoded by the coding sequence ATGTCCGATTCTTATCCAGACGCCGTCTTCTTTAACGGCCAGATCACCACGCTGGACCGCAGCAAACCCACGGCCAGCGCCGTCGCAGTCAAGGCGGGCCGCTTCGTGGCCGTGGGCGATGACCAAGAAATTCTGGCGCTGGCCGGAGACCGCACCCGGCGCATCGACCTCCAGCGCAAAAGCGCGCTGCCGGGGCTGTTCGACAACCACACCCATGTGGTGCGCGGCGGGCTCAACTACAACATGGAGCTGCGCTGGGACGGCGTGCGCTCGCTGGCCGATGCGCTGGACATGCTCAAGCGCCAGGTGGCGGCCACCCCGGCGCCGCAGTGGGTGCGCGTGGTGGGCGGCTTTACCGAGCATCAGTTCGTTGAAAAGCGCCTGCCCACGCTGCAGGAGATCAACGCCATCGCACCCGAAACGCCAGTGTTTCTGCTGCACCTGTACGACCGCGCACTGCTCAACGCCGCGGCACTGCGCGCCGTGGGCTACACCAAGGACACGCAGGCGCCTCCTGGCGGCGAGATCGTGCGCGACGCAAGCGGCAACCCCACCGGCCTGTTGCTGGCCAAGCCCAACGCTACCATCCTCTATGCCACCCTCGCCAAAGGCCCCAAGCTGCCACTCGACTACCAGGTCAATTCCACACGCCACTTCATGCGTGAACTCAACCGTCTGGGCGTGACCGGCGTGATCGACGCGGGCGGCGGCTTCCAGAACTACCCCGATGATTACGAGGTGATCCAGAAGCTGGCTGACGCCAACCAGATCACCGTGCGCTTGGCCTACAACCTGTTCACGCAAAAGCCCAAGCAGGAGAAAGAGGACTTCCTCAAATGGACGTCTTCGGTCAAGTACAAGCAGGGTGACGACTATTTCCGCCACAACGGCGCGGGCGAGATGCTGGTGTACTCGGCAGCCGACTTTGAGGACTTCCGCGTGGAACGCCCCGACATGCCGCCGCAGATGGAAGGCGAACTGGAAGAAGTCGTGCGCGTGCTGGTGCAGAACAAATGGCCTTGGCGCCTGCATGCAACCTATGACGAGACCATCTCGCGGGCACTGGATGTGTTCGAGAAGGTGCACCGCGACACGCCACTCACAGGCATCAACTGGTTCTTCGACCATGCAGAGACCATCTCCGACAAGTCCATAGACCGCATTGCGGCGCTGGGAGGCGGCATAGCAGTGCAGCACCGCATGGCCTACCAGGGCGAGTACTTCATCGAGCGCTACGGCGCCCGGGCAGCAGAGGCCACGCCTCCGGTCAAGCGCATTCTGGAAAAGGGTGTCAAGGTTTCGGCCGGTACCGATGCCACGCGCGTCGCCTCTTACAACCCCTGGGTCTCGCTGTCATGGATGATCACCGGCAAGACACTGGGCGGCACACAGCTGTATCCACAGCGCAACCTGCTGGACCGCGAGACGGCCCTGCGCATGTGGACCGAAAACGTAGCCTGGTTCAGCAACGAAGAGGGCAAGCGTGGCCGCATTGCCGTGGACCAACTGGCCGACTTCATCGTGCCCAGCAAGGACTTCTTCAAGGTGCCGGAAGACGAGATCTCGTTCCTGACCTCACACCTCACAGTGGTCGGTGGCCGAGTGGTCTACGGCGAGGGCGAGTTTGCCCGGCATGACGACAACCCACTGCCCCCGGCCATGCCCGACTGGTCGCCGACCAGGCTGTTCGGCGGCTATGCCGGTTGGGGTGATCCGGAAGGGGCGGGCAAGAACTCGCTCAACCCGGTGCGCTATCGCAACATGGCAGCGGCTTGCGGCTGCAGCACCAGCTGCGGGATGCACGGCCACAACCATGCCGACGCGTGGGCATCCAACGTGCCGTCCTCTGATCCGAAGAGCT
- a CDS encoding DUF1427 family protein: MKTYLLSAAAGLLVGVIYSLLNVRSPAPPLIALLGLLGMLVGEQVIPVGKKLLGGSTFSTACHETRATASVLGHLPGRQAPATPTEDKQA, encoded by the coding sequence GTGAAGACATACCTCCTGTCTGCCGCTGCCGGCCTGCTGGTCGGCGTCATCTACAGCCTCTTGAACGTGCGCTCGCCCGCTCCGCCGCTCATCGCCCTGCTGGGGCTGCTGGGAATGCTGGTGGGTGAGCAGGTGATTCCGGTGGGCAAGAAGTTGCTGGGCGGCAGCACCTTCAGCACCGCGTGCCACGAGACCAGGGCAACGGCTTCCGTGCTGGGCCACCTGCCAGGCCGACAAGCGCCAGCAACACCCACCGAGGACAAGCAGGCCTGA
- a CDS encoding hydrolase yields MTITAQAIPGARLLSPKDHTLILIDFQSQMAFATHSIDAANLRTNASLVAQAAAGFGVSTILTTVAEKSFSGPMFDEITAPFPGQKMLDRTSMNTWEDAAVIAEVNRIGKPRIVLAGLWTSVCIVGPALSALDQGFEVYVITDACGDVSVEAHNRAVERMVQAGAQPMTSLQYLLELQRDWARGETYDLTTGIAKKVGGAYGIGINYAKTMFNAHEG; encoded by the coding sequence ATGACCATCACCGCCCAAGCCATCCCCGGCGCACGCTTGCTCAGCCCCAAGGACCACACGCTGATCCTGATCGACTTCCAGTCGCAAATGGCCTTTGCCACCCATTCAATTGACGCGGCAAACCTGCGCACCAATGCCTCGCTGGTCGCCCAGGCTGCAGCAGGCTTTGGGGTGTCCACCATCCTGACCACGGTGGCAGAAAAGAGTTTTTCGGGCCCCATGTTTGACGAGATCACAGCACCCTTCCCCGGCCAGAAAATGCTGGACCGCACGTCCATGAACACCTGGGAAGATGCCGCTGTCATCGCCGAAGTCAACCGCATCGGCAAGCCACGCATCGTGCTGGCAGGCCTGTGGACCAGCGTGTGCATCGTGGGCCCAGCCCTCTCCGCGCTAGACCAGGGCTTTGAGGTGTATGTGATCACCGATGCTTGTGGCGACGTGTCTGTGGAAGCCCACAACCGCGCCGTGGAGCGCATGGTGCAAGCGGGTGCACAGCCCATGACATCGCTGCAATACCTGCTGGAGCTGCAGCGCGACTGGGCCCGTGGCGAGACCTACGACCTGACGACTGGCATTGCGAAGAAGGTGGGCGGCGCCTACGGCATTGGCATCAACTACGCCAAGACCATGTTCAACGCCCACGAAGGCTGA
- a CDS encoding pirin family protein, translating into MLDIRRSHQRGNANHGWLRSRHTFSFGHYHDAQQQGFSDLLVINDDRVAPGQGFGTHPHRDMEIFSYVLEGALEHKDSMGTGSVIRPGDVQMMSAGTGVRHSEFNHSKQDGVHFLQIWIVPGTTGVAPRYQQVHFSEAEKRGQLRLIISPEGEQGSLAVHQDARVYAALLHGEEAASLDVGPDRNVYVHVARGSLEVNGERLEDGDGARIRNAQALHFANGQDAEVLVFDLRPLELPTMPH; encoded by the coding sequence ATGCTCGACATCCGCAGATCCCACCAACGCGGCAACGCCAACCACGGCTGGCTCCGTTCACGCCACACGTTTTCGTTTGGCCACTACCACGATGCACAGCAACAGGGCTTTTCAGACCTGCTGGTAATCAACGATGACCGGGTGGCGCCAGGCCAGGGTTTTGGCACCCACCCCCACCGCGACATGGAAATCTTCTCGTATGTGCTGGAAGGGGCCCTGGAGCACAAGGACTCGATGGGCACAGGCTCGGTGATCCGCCCCGGCGACGTGCAAATGATGAGCGCAGGCACCGGGGTGCGCCACAGCGAGTTCAACCACTCCAAGCAAGACGGCGTGCACTTTCTGCAGATCTGGATCGTTCCCGGAACCACCGGGGTGGCACCGCGCTACCAGCAGGTGCACTTCAGTGAAGCAGAAAAGCGTGGCCAACTGCGCCTGATCATCTCGCCCGAAGGCGAACAGGGATCGCTGGCCGTGCACCAGGACGCCAGGGTGTACGCAGCGCTGCTCCATGGCGAAGAAGCCGCCAGCCTGGACGTGGGCCCTGACCGCAATGTGTATGTGCATGTGGCACGTGGCAGCCTGGAGGTGAACGGTGAGCGCCTGGAGGACGGCGACGGGGCACGCATTCGCAATGCCCAAGCCTTGCACTTTGCCAACGGCCAGGATGCAGAGGTGCTTGTCTTTGACCTGCGCCCGCTGGAATTGCCCACCATGCCGCACTGA